The genomic segment TCCGGGGGCAGGGGTGGGCTGCCGATACCTTATTCAGCCAATACACTCCAGCTCAACGTGGCGATTCGCCTATAAGGATAGAGATGAAAAAGTCCAGGGCCAGCGCCGTCGCCGTGTTCTTTGCGGCGGCGTGCTTTTTTTATGCCCACCCCGTCGGGGCCGCGACACAAGACTCGCGCGATCCGCGCGCGGCAGCGTCCTTAGTCCTCTCACCGACATACGATCCGCTAGGTGACCGTCATATTGCCACGAGCATGGGCATCCCGCTCTTCGTGACGCACGATGTCACCGAAGCGCTGCGGCAGCCGATGGTGATCGTCGCCGGCGAACTGAGCGGCGATGAGATGACCGCGTCGGTAGAAGCCGCCATGCGCGCTTACGCCAACGGCGGCGGCACGCTCATCATCAACGATCCGGAATCTATGGGCGCGCAAGATCTCGCGGGCATCAAGCCGACGATCGCATCGCAAAAGCGCTATGAACTGCACTTCGACGTCTCGTCGGGCGACCCAGGACTCGCGCACTTGCGAGCGTGGCAATCGCAGACGATTGAGATCGGCAACCCGAAAGAGAACACGGCCGACGTGACGCAGAGCGTGACGCCCATCGCGGGGAGCGGCGCGCGGATCATCGCGCATTTCGACGACGGATCCGGCGCGATCACCGTCCGGCCGATCGGGCGCGGCCGCGTCATCGCCCTTGGGGCGGCGCTCTATGATCTCGTCGTCATACCGCAGAACAATCACGCGCCGGATTCGTTTCGCTGGTACGACAACCACTTCGAACCGAGCGCAGATTCGCCGCAGTACGTCGTGCGCGACTGGTATCTCGCCTACGTGCGCGGCGCGGTCACGTTGGACACCGTTCCCGACGGCATGACCGGCGCACTGATCTTCACGCATGACGTGGACTACTCGCTCTCCATCATCAACATGGTCGCGTACGCCAAAGCCGAGCACGCGCACGGCATCCGCGCCACGTACTTCATACAGACCAAGAACGTGAACGACCAAGCCGACTCCGCGTTCTTCGATGCGACGGGCAAAGCGAATACGGTCCAAGTCTTTTCACTCGGCGGCGATATCGCAAGCCATACGGTCGCGCACGCCCGCGATTTCTCGCAATACCCGTTTGGGACGGGCACAGAGACGCCGTCGAACTACCACCCTAAAGTGGTCGCCGGAGGCTCGAAAGTGGTCAAGGGCCGCACGCTCGGCGGATCCCTTCTCGGCGAAATGCTGGTCAGCAAGGCGTTGCTGGATGGCGCCGCGTCGGGGATCGCGGTCGACGCATTCCGCTCGGGATATCTCTACATCCATCCGCGCCAGTTCGAAGCGCTGACGCGCAGCGGTTACCGTTTCGATTCCTCGTATACCGCGGGCAATCTCTTGACCGTCTTTCCGTTTCGTCATCTTGCAGACGGCTCGTACGATCATGAATCCGCCGTCACCGAATTTCCGATCCTGATCACCGACTCAAAAGTGCCCATGCTGCCGCTCGTCACCGACTTCAACAAGGTGCTGGACGATGAAGCCGTGCTGCACGGTGTCTGCGTCGTCCTGATCCATCCGGACGTGGTGGCCGATAAATTGCCGACGGAACTCGCGCTCTACGCGCACGTCAAAGGGCGATTCTGGGTCGGGGATTTGGATTCGTTCGGGAATTTCTGGCTGAACAGAAGCCGCGTGCAGATCGCGACGTCGTTCAACGGCGATGCCGAGACGGTGCGGGTCACTGCGCCGGCCGCGATATCAGGGTTGACGCTCGACACGCCGGGCGCCGTCCGCGTGGCGAGCGCCACCGGTACGACTGCTGTCGCAACGCCATCGGGCACGAGCATCGTACTTGGCAGTCTTGCCTCGGGACAGACCGCGACCGTTGTCTTGGAACCGCTGAAACAAGCTGCCGCATCCGGCGATATACTACAACGCCGGCTCGTTCCGGCAGACTCTTTCACCATGGGGCCGAATCTATGACCATGCAATTCGCATCCGATGCCACAGTCCTGCTGAACACCTATGTGGACAGCGTGCGCAACGCTTTGCCGCTCCCGCCATCCGCCCGCTTGGCTGCAGCCGACCGGCTCCACCAAGACATCTCGTCTGCGTGCGCGCAAGCTGCGAGCGCCGCCTCGAAGATCATGATCGACGAGGACGTCGTGCGCGCGCAACTCGCCGTGCTGGGAACGCCTGAAGAGTGCGCGCGCCGCATCGGCGCCGCCGGTGTATACGGAAGCACGTGGCAGTGGCCAGGCGATCGCGTCGCACAGGCGTTTCGCGACGGCCGTTTCTCAGAACGCATGGAAGAATTCGCGCGAATCGCAGCGGAAAAAGGCGAACACGTCGCGCGCCTATCGGTAGAAGCCGCGGCCGCCGCGCTGGACTTCGCCGCCGGGAAATTGCGCGAAGCCGCCGACGAGCTCAAGAACCGGACTTCTTAGCGCGCGATGCGATGACAGGCAACGATGGGGTTGAGCGCAAAGGCTCGACCCCATGCGCATTTCCATGCCGCGACGCATCGCCGTCGTTCTCGTCGCGCTTGGCCTTCTCGCTTCTCTTGCCGTCGCGTTCGATCGCTGGCGCTACGAAGCGCAGAACCGCTCCGTCGAAGTCACGATGGATCAGCAAGATCTCGTCCAGTTCGCGCAAGCCTACGGCTACGATCTTGATGAACTGCTGCGCGAGATGCGCCGTGCCGGCCTGACGTCCGTCGCCGTATACGAAGAGCAAGGCCAGCGCGTCAACGACGGTTCGAGCGCGTACGTGCAGTCGGGTCAGCAGATCATCAACGCCGCGCGGACCTCCCCCCTGGGCGATCCGATGCTCGCGGCGATGGTCCGCAACAAGTCCATCGATCCGCTCAGCGTCTACATCCTCGTCTACGACCGCCCGACGCTCGATCGCTATCGCGCCGTGCTGCGGACGCAGTTCGAGCCGAAGACCGTCCGCGTGCTGCGTGCGCGTCTTCCGGCACTCATCGCCGTCAAGACGCAGCTTGATTTCTTCAATTCGATCGGCCTCGGCATTCCGCAAGATTTCGCCGCACGCGTTCGCCGCCTCGGACTGCTCGTAGACCCGCGCGTGCAGAACAACGAACGGCTCGATCCCGGCGGGATAGGTGCGGTCTTCGATCAGATGCTGCGCGGCGGCGAGATCGGTACCATCATCTTTTTCGGTCAGCGCAACGAGGTTCTCGGCTTCCCGTTCCAACTCGACGCAACGGCCGGCGAGTTCAAGAGCTCGCATGCCAACTTTGGCGACGTGGAAGCGTACTCGGACGACCAAGTGCAAAAAGGCACGCAGTCGCTCGGGCGCGAGATCCCTGGGCAGACCGTTCGCGTCCAAGCGATCGCCCAACCGCTTTTGCAGAAGATGCAGCTCGACGACGTCGTCGGGACGTACGTGCTCGGCGTGCGCGAGCGGAATATCCGCGTCATCTACCTGCGCACGTTTCCGCACGTGATCCAGACGACGGCTCCCGACGGATCACTGCAGACGCTTTCCGCCGAGCAGACAAACCTCACGATGTTGAGCGAGCTGCGCGATCGCCTTGCCGCCAACGGCTTTCGCGAGGGGCGGCCAGGCGTGTTCGTGGACTTCAAGGGCGGTCCGCTGCCGGTGCTCTGGTTCCTCGCCGTGCTCGGAGCTGCAGCTGCTTTCATTCTCTTGCTCGATGCGTATGGTGCGGCGCGCCCGTGGATGTCGTGGACGCTGTACGCCGCGAGCGTTGTGGCGTACTGGGGCGCATTTGCCATCCATCACGATGAGTTCGTGCGCAAGGCCGCGGCGCTGGGCGCGGCGCTGACTTTTGCGGTGCTTGCCGGCACGTCGCTCGCGCGCTGGTTCCTGCGCGAACCCGATCCGCGAGCGGCCCTGACGCGGACCGTTGCGGACGGTGGGTTGGCCCTCGTGACGTGCGTGGCTATTGCCTGCGCCGGCGCCGTATACCTGACGGCTCTCTTGGCACAGGCCGCATTCATGCTGGAAATCGAGATGTTCGCCGGCGTCAAGATGCTGCTCGTCGTGCCGCCGCTCGTGTTGCTTCTATTATATGCATTCACACCGAAGTTCGGCGCCGCGGCCAAACCGGGCGATGCGGCAAGCGCGCCGATAAAGGCATGGCACCTTGCCGCGCTCGTGCTGCTCGCCGGCGCAGCCGTTCTGCTCGTCTTGCGGTCGGGCAACCAGCCTGACATCGGCGTGTCCGGCATCGAGACACAGCTGCGCGGCTGGCTCGCCCAATTGACCGGCGCGAGGCCGCGCTTCAAGGAATTCGCGATCGGCTATCCGCTCATCGTCTTGCTTCCAGCGCTTCTCGCGCGGCATCGCGCGCTCATCGGATGGCTCGTTGTGCTGGCGGGCGGGGTCGGACTTGCCGACGTGCTCGACACGTTCTCTCATATACATACACCGCTGTACGTGGGCATCTTGAGGACGATCAACGGTGTCGTGCTCGGATTTGCGATCGGCGTCGTGCTCCAGATCGTCTATCGTCTGTCCTTCGCGCGGCAGGCGGCCCCCGGCGAGCGATGACCTCGCGGCCGGCGTCGCTGCTGCTATCAGGTTACTGGGGATTCGGGAATTTCGGCGACGAGGCGATCTTGCGCGTCATGGTCGACGAATGGCGGCGGCGCAGACCCGACGACACTTTGACAGTGCTGTCGGCGAAGCCGCAACAGACCGCGGAAACATTCGGGGTCCGCGCGCTTCCTCGAATGGAGTGGCGCACAGTACAGGAGGCGGTGCGCGCATCGGATGTCGTCGTCAGCGGCGGCGGCGGCCTGCTTCAGACCGCCACGAGCTTGCGCAGCCTCATCTACTACGCGGGCGTGATCCGTGAGGCACAGACCGCGAACCGGCCGGCGGCGATATTCGCCCAGGGCATCGGTCCGCTCGATTTTCTCGGCAAGCAGATCGTCCGGCGCACGTGCTGCGATATCGAATTGGCTTGCGTGCGCGACGAGGGCAGCGCAACCTTGCTGCGGTCGCTGTTGCCGCGCGTCGATGTGCGCCTCGCTGCAGATCCCGTTTTGGCCGCGGACCTACCGGAACCCGCCGCAGGCGGAGCGGTGCTCGCGCGCGAGGGCTTGCGCGGCGTGCAGGGCGACATGGTCGCCGTGATCGTGCGCCACGCCGCCATCTTCGATCGACTGCTGCCGCAGATTGCGGCGCTTGTCGACAGACTCGCGCTCGAACATCGGGCGCAAGTCATACTCGTTCCGCTGCAGGCGCCCGATGATGCCGACGCAGCGACGCACGTGATCCGGCGCTGCAAGAGCGCGCCGGTGCTGCTCGCCGGAGGCTACGACTTGCCGTCGCTGGCAGCGATTATCCGCGCTTGCTCGGCGGTCGTCTCGATGCGGCTGCACGCTTTGATCGTCGCAGCGCTCGCGGCCGTTCCGTTCATCGCCGTGCCGTACGATCCGAAGATCGGCGCGCTGATGCAGAACTTGTCCTATCCGCAAGCGGCGCTCGTTCCGGGTACGAAAGTGGACGAATTGGCCGACGGCTTCTGGAATCGCCGGCCTGCGCTCGCCGCGCATCTCGCGGCGGCGACGCCGCCCCTTGCCGCGCGAGCCCGCCTCTCCTTTGACTGGCTGCAGGAACTTGTGGAGCGCGTCACCCGCTCTCCGCTTGCCTGAAGGGGCCGACGCCAGTCGGCAAATTTGAAGGGGCCGACGCCAGTCGGCCCACATCACGCAAATTAGCTGAAGGGGCCGACGCCAGTCGGCCCACATCTTGGTCGCGCGGTCCGACTAGCGTCGGCCGCTTCAGGGAAAGCGCGAACGTTTGTTGGCGGAAACCGCGGCGGGGAAACGGAAAGGGCCGCTATGCGGCTTCGTTGGACCGTTCGGATAGGCAGCATCGCCGGGATCGAGATCGGCGTTCACCCGAGTTGGCTGATCGTGTATGCGCTTTTCGCGTACTCCGCGTTCGAAGGCTCGTCGCTGCTCGACTTTCCGCTCTCGCACGCGCAGCGAGTGGCGCTCGGGCTGACGGTCAGT from the Candidatus Eremiobacteraceae bacterium genome contains:
- a CDS encoding DUF5693 family protein, which gives rise to MRISMPRRIAVVLVALGLLASLAVAFDRWRYEAQNRSVEVTMDQQDLVQFAQAYGYDLDELLREMRRAGLTSVAVYEEQGQRVNDGSSAYVQSGQQIINAARTSPLGDPMLAAMVRNKSIDPLSVYILVYDRPTLDRYRAVLRTQFEPKTVRVLRARLPALIAVKTQLDFFNSIGLGIPQDFAARVRRLGLLVDPRVQNNERLDPGGIGAVFDQMLRGGEIGTIIFFGQRNEVLGFPFQLDATAGEFKSSHANFGDVEAYSDDQVQKGTQSLGREIPGQTVRVQAIAQPLLQKMQLDDVVGTYVLGVRERNIRVIYLRTFPHVIQTTAPDGSLQTLSAEQTNLTMLSELRDRLAANGFREGRPGVFVDFKGGPLPVLWFLAVLGAAAAFILLLDAYGAARPWMSWTLYAASVVAYWGAFAIHHDEFVRKAAALGAALTFAVLAGTSLARWFLREPDPRAALTRTVADGGLALVTCVAIACAGAVYLTALLAQAAFMLEIEMFAGVKMLLVVPPLVLLLLYAFTPKFGAAAKPGDAASAPIKAWHLAALVLLAGAAVLLVLRSGNQPDIGVSGIETQLRGWLAQLTGARPRFKEFAIGYPLIVLLPALLARHRALIGWLVVLAGGVGLADVLDTFSHIHTPLYVGILRTINGVVLGFAIGVVLQIVYRLSFARQAAPGER
- the csaB gene encoding polysaccharide pyruvyl transferase CsaB, with translation MTSRPASLLLSGYWGFGNFGDEAILRVMVDEWRRRRPDDTLTVLSAKPQQTAETFGVRALPRMEWRTVQEAVRASDVVVSGGGGLLQTATSLRSLIYYAGVIREAQTANRPAAIFAQGIGPLDFLGKQIVRRTCCDIELACVRDEGSATLLRSLLPRVDVRLAADPVLAADLPEPAAGGAVLAREGLRGVQGDMVAVIVRHAAIFDRLLPQIAALVDRLALEHRAQVILVPLQAPDDADAATHVIRRCKSAPVLLAGGYDLPSLAAIIRACSAVVSMRLHALIVAALAAVPFIAVPYDPKIGALMQNLSYPQAALVPGTKVDELADGFWNRRPALAAHLAAATPPLAARARLSFDWLQELVERVTRSPLA